In a single window of the Desulfovibrio mangrovi genome:
- a CDS encoding ATP-binding protein, with amino-acid sequence MSPIHFSLSRMRFRNKLNLGITLIVVFTSILLATFVTRISADALLQESKRRGQVLAGNLALRAADPMLSLDLLVMKNMVDELLTVDEDIAYAFILDAQNRILVHSFNYGFPVDLRLANLVPFGESRSVRLIDTGKDRIYDFAVPVIVADHTVGTVRIGLSRTKAQAVVQGLIFTISGLTGIALLVGIFISTQFARRISMRLGQLREHAEDMVRGNLDLKTGIRLSRNCWEIQNCTGQGCPAYGDTERRCWYLAGTMCANCNPEDYPGKMDNCRECPVFIENAGDEIQELSETFDVMALSLRKHISDLQDAQKDLTRQQELMRTILSVSPDHVSLVDRDLRYLAVNTAFARFAGIAEQDIIGMPETMVFTETTDPKRRDETLTILATGKPVNREALITSSSGTRHWFHILRVPVHDEQQRIIGVLTTARDITDLKSFQDQLIHSQKMESVGKLAGGVAHEINTPLGIILGYAQLLQEDVPADSQIHSDLAIIEKQAKFCRKIVADLLGFSRQTGSEKKEMCFNNSIMEVVQLIRHAFKLDNVDIITDLDDRFPIIFGDPEKLKQVWINLLSNAAEAMENGGGIIKVVTRLDVQSFTISATFMDSGSGIRPEDRSAIFDPFFSTKPVGKGTGLGLSVSFGIIEDHQGTIEVMSPLPVGMIDRDMLEKVPHGPGTAFIVTLPLESSDGEAPKTCHDKNRPAQAENDTE; translated from the coding sequence ATGTCTCCCATCCACTTTTCCCTTTCGCGGATGCGGTTCCGCAACAAGCTGAATCTGGGCATCACGCTCATTGTCGTGTTCACATCCATTCTGCTGGCCACATTCGTCACACGCATCTCTGCAGACGCGCTGTTGCAGGAATCCAAGCGGCGCGGGCAGGTGCTCGCCGGCAACCTTGCCCTGCGGGCCGCAGACCCCATGCTGTCGCTGGACCTGCTGGTCATGAAGAACATGGTGGATGAACTGCTCACCGTGGATGAGGACATTGCCTACGCCTTCATTCTGGATGCCCAGAACCGCATTCTCGTGCACAGCTTCAATTACGGTTTTCCTGTTGATCTGCGTCTGGCCAACCTCGTTCCCTTCGGCGAATCGCGCAGCGTGCGCCTGATAGATACCGGCAAGGACCGCATCTACGACTTCGCCGTCCCCGTAATTGTTGCCGACCACACGGTAGGCACCGTCCGCATCGGCCTCTCGCGCACCAAAGCGCAGGCCGTGGTGCAGGGCCTTATCTTCACCATCTCCGGCCTGACAGGCATCGCCCTGCTGGTGGGCATTTTCATCTCCACCCAATTTGCACGACGCATCTCCATGCGGCTCGGACAACTGCGCGAGCATGCGGAAGACATGGTACGGGGCAACCTTGACCTCAAGACCGGCATACGGCTCTCGCGCAACTGCTGGGAAATCCAGAACTGCACCGGGCAGGGCTGCCCTGCATACGGTGACACTGAGCGCCGCTGCTGGTACCTTGCCGGAACCATGTGCGCCAACTGCAACCCGGAAGACTATCCCGGCAAGATGGACAATTGCCGCGAGTGCCCCGTGTTCATAGAAAACGCCGGAGACGAGATTCAGGAACTCTCGGAAACCTTCGACGTGATGGCGCTTTCATTGCGCAAGCACATAAGCGACCTGCAGGACGCGCAGAAGGATCTGACCCGCCAGCAGGAGCTGATGCGCACCATTCTTTCCGTCAGCCCCGACCATGTCTCGCTGGTAGACCGCGATCTCAGGTACCTTGCCGTAAACACCGCCTTTGCCAGATTTGCAGGCATTGCGGAGCAGGACATCATCGGCATGCCTGAAACCATGGTCTTTACGGAAACGACAGACCCCAAACGCCGCGATGAGACGCTGACCATTCTCGCCACCGGCAAGCCGGTCAACCGCGAAGCCCTGATCACCTCGTCCAGCGGAACGCGACACTGGTTCCACATCCTGCGCGTTCCCGTGCATGACGAACAGCAGCGCATCATCGGTGTGCTGACCACAGCCCGCGACATCACGGACCTGAAAAGCTTTCAGGATCAGCTCATCCATTCCCAGAAAATGGAATCCGTGGGCAAGCTGGCAGGCGGCGTGGCACATGAAATCAACACCCCGCTGGGTATCATTCTCGGCTACGCCCAGCTGTTGCAGGAAGATGTTCCGGCGGACAGCCAGATTCATTCCGACCTTGCCATTATCGAAAAGCAGGCCAAGTTCTGCCGCAAGATCGTGGCCGACCTGCTCGGTTTCTCCCGCCAGACCGGCAGCGAGAAGAAGGAGATGTGCTTCAACAACTCCATCATGGAAGTGGTGCAGCTCATCCGCCACGCCTTCAAACTGGACAACGTGGACATCATCACCGACCTTGACGACAGGTTCCCCATCATCTTCGGCGATCCGGAAAAGCTGAAACAGGTATGGATCAACCTGCTCTCCAATGCGGCAGAGGCCATGGAGAACGGCGGCGGCATAATCAAGGTCGTCACGCGGCTGGACGTGCAAAGCTTCACCATCAGCGCCACCTTCATGGACAGCGGCAGCGGCATCCGTCCCGAGGACCGCTCCGCCATCTTCGATCCCTTCTTCAGCACCAAACCGGTGGGCAAGGGAACGGGATTGGGCCTGTCGGTCTCCTTCGGCATCATTGAAGACCATCAGGGAACCATCGAAGTAATGAGCCCGCTGCCCGTGGGCATGATAGACAGGGACATGCTGGAAAAGGTGCCGCACGGCCCCGGAACCGCGTTCATCGTGACCCTGCCGCTGGAATCGTCCGACGGTGAGGCCCCCAAGACCTGTCATGATAAAAACCGGCCCGCACAGGCCGAAAACGATACGGAGTAA
- a CDS encoding protein-tyrosine phosphatase family protein gives MADAPERPNGTATSLLQRLGCTVRRCLTDFMRAEPPSAAPPPHPLFPVHWVTAHLGAGPAPHQRAHLKALREQGIQCILNLCDELAELAHIEREFGFEVYHMPVIDEEAPELEALDLALEWMDEALFLGKTVYVHCRHGIGRTGTVLNAYLLRKGMGQQLATRTLKRLRSQPANYDQWRTVRRYGKQNPPLMVREPSLEFGKTVDLAPFIGNYLGLEAQMEKELEALPPVPRCGRDHGLCCSSPVSLTLIEALVLSSRINTLIPGAERAEIIRRAVEASRKEREARKGLQGDYCLSAADTLCPLNRTNPVCAPASEADPTIVCEDLCILYTYRPLKCRLFGLSEEQSGGLWQGTLIEPLKELSAQVFLTLSGSMPPDDALRFPLPEVLSGKYVQTVFRLMLEASAPTPDSAAD, from the coding sequence ATGGCGGATGCACCGGAACGGCCAAACGGCACAGCAACGAGCCTGCTCCAACGGCTGGGCTGCACCGTCAGGCGCTGCCTTACGGACTTCATGCGCGCCGAGCCGCCTTCCGCCGCACCGCCGCCGCACCCGCTGTTTCCGGTACACTGGGTCACGGCCCACCTCGGCGCAGGTCCCGCACCCCACCAGCGAGCCCACCTGAAGGCCCTGCGGGAACAGGGCATCCAGTGCATCCTCAATCTCTGCGATGAACTGGCCGAACTGGCTCACATAGAGCGGGAATTCGGGTTCGAGGTCTACCATATGCCGGTCATCGACGAAGAAGCGCCGGAGCTTGAGGCGCTGGACCTTGCGCTGGAATGGATGGACGAAGCCCTGTTTCTGGGCAAAACGGTCTACGTGCACTGTCGTCACGGCATTGGCAGAACCGGCACTGTGCTGAACGCATACCTGCTCCGCAAAGGTATGGGACAGCAACTGGCAACCCGCACCCTCAAGCGGCTGCGATCCCAGCCCGCTAACTATGATCAGTGGCGCACGGTCAGACGATACGGCAAGCAGAACCCGCCGCTCATGGTGCGCGAGCCTTCTCTCGAATTCGGCAAGACCGTGGATCTGGCCCCCTTCATCGGCAATTATCTGGGGCTGGAAGCGCAGATGGAAAAGGAACTGGAAGCCCTGCCGCCCGTTCCCCGCTGCGGGCGTGACCACGGCCTCTGCTGCAGTTCTCCCGTTTCCCTCACGCTCATTGAGGCACTCGTACTCAGCAGCCGCATCAACACCCTCATTCCCGGTGCAGAACGGGCGGAAATCATCCGCCGCGCCGTGGAAGCATCGCGCAAGGAACGCGAAGCACGAAAGGGGCTGCAGGGAGACTACTGCCTCTCAGCCGCCGACACCCTCTGCCCCCTCAACAGGACAAATCCCGTCTGTGCTCCCGCTTCGGAAGCCGATCCCACCATCGTTTGCGAAGATTTGTGCATCCTCTACACCTACCGCCCGCTCAAATGCCGCCTATTCGGCCTGAGTGAGGAACAGAGCGGGGGCCTGTGGCAAGGTACCCTCATCGAGCCTCTCAAGGAACTCTCCGCACAGGTATTCCTTACCCTGTCCGGCTCCATGCCTCCGGATGACGCCCTGCGCTTTCCGCTGCCGGAGGTACTTTCCGGCAAATACGTACAGACCGTGTTCCGCCTCATGCTCGAAGCCTCTGCACCGACACCGGATTCCGCTGCCGATTGA
- a CDS encoding response regulator: MASIMVLDDVIDAGVLIKRILERKGHAVSVFTDEDEAINHAASAKPDLAILDIKLRKMTGVQVLDELKKRCPDIRVIMLTGYPTLETARESLRLGANEYCVKPIDKDELEGKVDEVLGL, translated from the coding sequence ATGGCCTCCATAATGGTACTCGACGACGTCATTGACGCCGGTGTGCTGATCAAGCGCATTCTCGAACGCAAGGGGCATGCTGTTTCCGTCTTCACAGACGAGGACGAAGCCATTAACCATGCTGCTTCCGCCAAGCCCGACCTTGCCATTCTGGATATCAAGCTGCGCAAGATGACCGGCGTGCAGGTGCTGGACGAACTCAAAAAACGCTGCCCCGACATCCGCGTCATCATGCTGACCGGCTACCCCACTCTGGAAACGGCACGGGAATCCCTGCGCCTTGGAGCCAACGAATACTGCGTGAAGCCCATTGACAAAGACGAGCTGGAAGGCAAGGTGGACGAGGTGCTGGGGCTCTGA
- a CDS encoding PEP/pyruvate-binding domain-containing protein: MSFRELFLHWTYQAFAPGTLLRNKYNAFKELLHLDDQCLERIADLEEIHYGREQADWARVTWLCEELGTTLRNLIEQLQSMGPTRYMDLLDYFSKINFYVRMAVSVPDAEIVPPFVFPLSEAMQHASQAGGKALHLAQIAHATDLPLPPAMVVSASAFHYFIEANELRPLLDERLRKVRLTDPAELAALADEMQQLIHEADMPDPIANEIEIAALELGSGGKPLAVRSSAVAEDGEASFAGQYASMLNVQATSIMEAWKEVVASKYTPRAIAYRIMHGLADSETPMAVLIMPMIEPACAGVVYTRDPEMHANLPVPDREHGALAVFAVEGLGQALVDGSATPHTALLSRRPSHRLIDKPANFPVPTPTLKRLAEHAMQLEDLFGSPQDVEWAMDNRNRLHILQSRPIQADTTAEAMLHHAPPDLPVLLTATPAGASSVAAGRTTIIPQCSDIQDMPRGSVLVTRNLGPALSRVIDRVAAVIALKGSRASHFASVAREFGVPVLVDAEGCFETLEDNAIVTVDGIAGSVHAGRPDFLPEKPPVMHRQLGAMRRLGMAMPRIAKLNLTDPMADNFAPEFCRSMHDLVRFAHERGVEEMFTLVGRSGRGLSGARKLKTDIPISLYLLNLEDGLFHSAAGKPDVTPDDIRSVPMWALWFGLSCDRVQWPTNLKHVDWNELDRVSAGIISPDSPQLASYAVLSQTYLHMMVRFGYHFSVIDTLCGPEGRQNYIKFRFKGGGGRPEQRILRLQFIERILTRFGFFVTTRGDLLDARHPHEVDSEIQKRLAMLGLLLARTRMMDMGLTRYEQIDEAEQAFLQDLDALEGRD; this comes from the coding sequence ATGTCTTTCCGTGAACTCTTTCTGCATTGGACCTATCAGGCATTTGCCCCGGGTACCCTGCTGCGCAACAAGTACAACGCCTTCAAGGAGCTGCTGCACCTTGATGACCAGTGCCTTGAGCGCATAGCCGATCTCGAGGAGATCCATTACGGTCGCGAACAGGCAGACTGGGCCCGCGTCACATGGCTATGCGAGGAACTGGGCACCACGCTGCGCAACCTTATCGAGCAGCTGCAGTCCATGGGCCCGACCCGCTACATGGATCTGCTGGACTATTTTTCCAAGATCAATTTCTACGTCCGCATGGCTGTCTCCGTTCCGGATGCCGAAATCGTTCCCCCCTTCGTCTTTCCTCTGTCAGAAGCCATGCAGCACGCAAGTCAGGCGGGCGGCAAGGCGCTGCATCTAGCACAGATCGCACATGCCACTGACCTGCCGCTGCCTCCGGCCATGGTGGTTTCCGCCAGCGCCTTTCACTATTTCATAGAGGCAAACGAACTACGCCCGCTGCTGGATGAACGACTGCGTAAGGTACGCCTCACCGACCCTGCGGAACTCGCCGCCCTTGCGGATGAAATGCAGCAGCTCATCCACGAAGCGGATATGCCCGACCCCATCGCCAACGAGATTGAAATCGCCGCGTTGGAACTGGGCTCCGGCGGCAAACCGCTGGCCGTGCGTTCCAGTGCGGTTGCCGAAGACGGCGAAGCGTCCTTTGCGGGCCAGTATGCCTCCATGCTCAACGTGCAGGCCACCAGCATCATGGAAGCATGGAAAGAGGTCGTTGCCTCCAAATACACGCCGCGCGCCATTGCCTACCGCATCATGCACGGGCTGGCTGATTCCGAAACTCCCATGGCGGTGCTGATCATGCCCATGATCGAACCTGCCTGCGCAGGCGTGGTCTACACCCGCGATCCCGAGATGCATGCCAACCTGCCGGTACCGGACAGGGAGCACGGAGCCCTTGCCGTGTTCGCTGTGGAAGGACTCGGTCAGGCGTTGGTGGACGGCAGCGCCACGCCGCACACGGCCCTGCTTTCCAGACGCCCCAGCCACAGACTTATCGATAAGCCTGCGAATTTTCCCGTCCCCACGCCCACCCTCAAGCGGCTTGCGGAACATGCCATGCAGCTTGAAGACCTGTTCGGCTCCCCGCAGGACGTGGAGTGGGCCATGGACAACCGCAACCGCCTGCACATTCTGCAAAGCCGCCCCATTCAGGCGGACACCACGGCGGAAGCCATGCTGCACCATGCGCCGCCGGACCTGCCCGTGCTGCTGACCGCTACGCCAGCGGGTGCTTCGTCTGTCGCCGCAGGCAGAACCACCATCATCCCACAATGCAGCGACATACAAGATATGCCGCGCGGCTCGGTGCTGGTGACCCGCAATCTCGGCCCAGCCCTGTCCCGCGTCATCGACAGGGTTGCCGCCGTCATCGCCCTCAAGGGCAGCAGGGCCAGCCACTTCGCCTCGGTAGCCCGCGAATTCGGCGTGCCCGTTCTGGTGGATGCTGAAGGCTGCTTCGAAACGCTTGAAGACAACGCCATTGTCACCGTGGACGGCATTGCAGGCAGCGTTCATGCCGGACGTCCGGATTTCCTGCCGGAAAAACCGCCGGTCATGCATCGCCAGCTGGGCGCCATGCGCCGTCTGGGCATGGCCATGCCCCGCATTGCCAAGCTCAACCTGACCGATCCCATGGCGGACAACTTTGCACCGGAATTCTGCCGCTCCATGCACGACCTTGTCCGTTTTGCACATGAACGCGGCGTGGAAGAAATGTTCACCCTTGTCGGCCGTTCCGGCCGGGGCCTTTCCGGCGCGCGCAAGCTGAAGACGGACATTCCCATCTCCCTGTACCTGCTGAATCTTGAAGACGGCCTGTTCCATTCCGCCGCAGGCAAACCGGACGTCACACCGGACGACATCCGCTCCGTGCCCATGTGGGCACTATGGTTCGGTCTCTCCTGCGACCGGGTGCAGTGGCCCACCAACCTCAAACATGTGGACTGGAACGAGCTGGACCGCGTGAGCGCGGGCATCATCAGTCCGGATTCGCCCCAACTGGCCAGCTATGCCGTGCTCTCGCAGACCTATCTGCACATGATGGTGCGCTTCGGCTATCACTTCTCGGTCATCGACACCCTGTGCGGACCGGAAGGCAGGCAGAACTACATCAAATTCCGCTTCAAGGGAGGCGGCGGCAGACCGGAACAGCGCATTCTGCGGCTGCAGTTCATCGAGCGCATCCTTACCCGCTTCGGCTTCTTCGTCACCACGCGCGGCGACCTGCTGGACGCGCGCCATCCGCATGAGGTCGATTCCGAGATTCAGAAACGGCTCGCCATGCTGGGCCTGCTGCTTGCCCGCACCCGCATGATGGACATGGGCCTCACCCGCTATGAACAGATTGACGAAGCGGAACAGGCGTTCCTGCAGGATCTGGACGCACTGGAGGGACGAGACTAG
- a CDS encoding methyl-accepting chemotaxis protein, whose translation MTLKKQLLVSFLSVMVIGMTGVAAIMWSMGSGGMSDLGETSSKALRLRAQDQLATLRGVKSVQVHDLLDNMADQLATFSRGRTVIDASLAFAYDMEIVRHESNTPPEAIEGMRKELAKFLSGSAFLDQPDFATYAAIASGYAQAKPMQYVPADPNAVVLWKHFLQAKPAPSSRADIVEPEDLIVGYTDNHLLYHPVFRDYATRFGYRDIYLIRPETGQVLYSVNKAPDFATSLLNGPFKSSGLAKAYRQAEEAGKKGQQGVIIQTDFAPYEPTGNAPTAFMATPVFDGGQYIATLAFALPVKKLNDMLLNSGKFDTFGLGESGETYLVGPDGKRRTSSRFTDNDLDVLVERIDSEPVKAALNGETGEGYTTDYRGVPTLAAWQPIEMLGGRWALVAQMDTAEAMKASAEVESMADATRTQMVMAGGLAFAVFILVGTLIAYTIVGRIVGPVTRLGAYAKAVADGDFKATIDGTFPMELDLLKVSIQHMVHELKAKLGFAQGILDAISDSFPCMTLNTDKRITFIGNRLMEVAGKSGKAADYHGQTVGRFFFNDDNRRTRSDEALDSRSKTEGEMTVTAGGRESILHVNATPIFDLDNQQIGAFTLYFDLTTIRAQEAEIRAKNEKIASVAQQAIAIAEHVATSAGELSRQVENAADGADRQSARSSETATAMEQMNATSMEMAHNAASAAGNADLARKQAHDGQTEVDSLIKSIAVMREQAQELKGFMDQLGAQTADVGNVINVIQDIADQTNLLALNAAIEAARAGEAGRGFAVVADEVRKLAEKTMQATGEVGKAISAIQEGATQSIAGVGRAAKAVETSTEQATNSGRTLHEIVSAVNNTADQVQAIAAAAEEQSATSEAVKRAVEDVTDIAASTAEGMNEAKEAIQELAEKAEELQQLIRIMRSE comes from the coding sequence ATGACGCTGAAAAAACAGCTACTCGTCAGTTTTCTTTCGGTAATGGTCATTGGCATGACAGGCGTTGCAGCCATCATGTGGAGTATGGGGTCCGGCGGCATGTCCGACCTCGGCGAAACCAGTTCCAAGGCGCTCAGGCTGCGCGCTCAGGACCAGCTGGCCACATTACGCGGGGTCAAGTCCGTGCAGGTTCACGACCTGCTGGACAACATGGCCGACCAGCTGGCCACCTTCAGCCGAGGACGCACAGTCATTGATGCCTCGCTCGCCTTTGCCTACGACATGGAAATCGTCCGTCACGAATCCAACACCCCGCCGGAAGCCATTGAAGGCATGCGCAAGGAGCTTGCGAAGTTCCTTTCCGGCAGCGCCTTTCTGGATCAGCCGGATTTTGCCACCTATGCTGCCATCGCCTCCGGTTATGCCCAGGCAAAACCGATGCAGTACGTTCCCGCAGACCCCAATGCCGTGGTCCTGTGGAAGCATTTCCTGCAGGCGAAACCAGCCCCGTCCAGCCGGGCCGACATCGTTGAGCCGGAAGACCTCATAGTCGGCTACACAGACAACCACCTGCTGTACCACCCCGTCTTCAGGGATTACGCAACGCGCTTCGGCTATCGCGACATCTACCTCATCCGCCCCGAAACCGGACAGGTTCTGTATTCCGTCAACAAGGCTCCGGACTTCGCCACCAGCCTGCTTAACGGGCCATTCAAATCCTCTGGCCTTGCCAAGGCATACCGGCAGGCGGAAGAGGCAGGCAAAAAGGGCCAGCAGGGCGTCATCATCCAGACGGACTTTGCCCCCTATGAACCGACGGGCAACGCCCCTACGGCCTTCATGGCTACCCCCGTCTTCGACGGCGGCCAATACATTGCCACCCTTGCCTTTGCCCTGCCCGTGAAGAAACTAAACGACATGCTGCTGAACAGCGGCAAGTTCGACACCTTCGGCCTCGGGGAGAGCGGAGAGACCTATCTGGTAGGCCCGGACGGCAAACGCCGCACATCCTCCCGCTTCACGGACAACGATCTGGATGTGCTGGTTGAGCGCATCGACTCCGAGCCGGTCAAAGCCGCCCTCAACGGAGAAACCGGCGAAGGCTACACCACGGACTACCGCGGAGTGCCCACCCTTGCCGCATGGCAGCCCATTGAGATGCTCGGTGGCCGCTGGGCCCTTGTCGCCCAGATGGATACGGCCGAGGCCATGAAGGCCAGCGCGGAAGTGGAATCCATGGCGGATGCAACCCGCACGCAGATGGTCATGGCAGGCGGTCTGGCCTTTGCCGTGTTCATTCTTGTGGGCACCCTCATCGCCTACACCATCGTCGGCCGCATTGTCGGGCCGGTGACCCGTCTCGGAGCCTACGCCAAGGCAGTTGCCGACGGTGACTTCAAGGCCACCATCGACGGCACCTTCCCCATGGAACTGGACCTGCTCAAGGTTTCCATCCAGCACATGGTGCACGAACTGAAGGCCAAACTCGGCTTTGCACAGGGCATTCTTGATGCGATTTCAGACAGTTTCCCCTGCATGACCCTCAATACGGACAAGCGCATTACATTCATCGGAAACCGCCTGATGGAAGTAGCCGGCAAAAGCGGCAAGGCTGCCGATTACCACGGCCAGACCGTGGGCCGCTTCTTCTTCAACGATGACAACAGGAGAACCCGCTCCGATGAAGCGCTGGACTCCCGCAGCAAGACCGAAGGCGAAATGACCGTAACAGCTGGAGGCAGGGAATCCATTCTTCACGTGAATGCCACCCCCATATTCGATCTGGACAATCAGCAAATCGGCGCCTTTACCCTCTACTTCGACCTGACGACCATCCGTGCGCAGGAAGCGGAAATCCGCGCCAAAAACGAAAAAATTGCTTCCGTGGCCCAGCAGGCCATTGCCATTGCCGAGCACGTGGCCACGTCTGCCGGAGAGCTTTCCCGGCAGGTGGAGAATGCAGCCGACGGTGCGGACAGACAGTCAGCCCGCTCCTCCGAAACTGCAACGGCCATGGAGCAGATGAACGCCACCTCAATGGAAATGGCACACAATGCCGCCAGCGCCGCAGGGAATGCAGACCTTGCCCGCAAGCAGGCTCACGATGGTCAGACAGAGGTGGACAGCCTCATCAAGTCCATTGCCGTCATGCGCGAGCAGGCGCAGGAGCTGAAGGGCTTCATGGACCAGCTGGGAGCCCAGACCGCCGATGTGGGCAACGTCATCAATGTCATTCAGGATATCGCGGACCAGACCAACCTGCTTGCCCTGAACGCCGCCATTGAAGCCGCCCGTGCCGGAGAAGCCGGCAGAGGCTTTGCCGTTGTTGCAGACGAAGTCCGCAAACTTGCGGAAAAAACCATGCAGGCCACCGGCGAAGTGGGCAAAGCCATTTCCGCCATACAGGAAGGAGCCACCCAGTCCATTGCAGGTGTGGGCAGGGCAGCCAAGGCCGTGGAAACTTCAACGGAACAGGCCACAAACTCCGGCAGAACACTGCATGAGATTGTTTCCGCCGTGAACAACACGGCCGACCAGGTGCAGGCCATCGCAGCTGCGGCTGAAGAACAGTCCGCCACCAGCGAGGCTGTGAAGCGTGCGGTGGAGGATGTGACGGATATTGCCGCAAGCACGGCAGAAGGCATGAACGAGGCCAAGGAAGCCATTCAGGAACTGGCGGAAAAGGCAGAAGAGCTGCAGCAGCTCATCCGCATCATGCGTTCAGAATAG
- a CDS encoding elongator complex protein 3, with product MIFSPPLPHDVSPRILPVFTPFAGCPNRCLYCAQQAQTGHAEQGLGIVFEQFERDLEKRFAGGGSPVELGFYGGTFTALPEQWIERFLLLAARYREQGMVCGVRCSTRPDAVSLPLLERLKALGLDTVELGIQTFDDAVLSKSLRGYAKDVAIEGCRIVQDAGMTLGIQLLPGLPGHTTAMFRDDVALACSLEPAFMRLYPCVVFKGTGLARLYERGEYTPWSLGAAVDACAEALRQTWKHGIRVIRMGIAHDVGVTDQILAGPMHPAFGSMVRGRALVPYILRRVDALKRAPKLLMAPQSVRGEFWGYKGECKSLYAASGLTTDKVQWWNAPFFCLL from the coding sequence ATGATTTTTTCCCCACCGCTTCCGCACGATGTCTCTCCGCGCATCCTGCCCGTATTCACGCCCTTTGCCGGTTGTCCGAACCGGTGTCTTTATTGCGCCCAGCAGGCCCAGACTGGGCATGCAGAACAGGGGCTCGGCATTGTGTTCGAGCAGTTTGAGCGGGACCTCGAGAAACGTTTTGCAGGTGGCGGAAGTCCCGTAGAACTCGGCTTTTACGGGGGGACGTTCACGGCGCTGCCGGAGCAGTGGATTGAGCGTTTTCTGCTGTTGGCCGCACGGTACAGGGAGCAGGGGATGGTCTGCGGCGTGCGTTGCTCCACAAGGCCGGATGCCGTCAGCCTGCCTTTGCTGGAACGGCTCAAGGCTCTGGGGCTGGACACCGTGGAACTGGGCATACAGACCTTTGACGATGCCGTATTATCGAAAAGCCTGCGGGGCTATGCCAAGGACGTTGCCATTGAGGGCTGCCGCATCGTGCAGGACGCAGGCATGACGTTGGGTATCCAGCTGTTGCCCGGTCTGCCCGGTCACACGACCGCCATGTTCCGTGACGATGTGGCTCTGGCCTGCTCGCTGGAACCGGCCTTCATGCGGCTGTACCCTTGTGTTGTATTCAAGGGAACAGGCCTGGCCCGCTTGTACGAGCGTGGCGAATATACGCCATGGTCTTTGGGGGCAGCCGTTGATGCCTGCGCGGAGGCCCTGCGCCAGACATGGAAGCATGGCATCCGCGTTATCCGGATGGGCATTGCCCACGATGTGGGAGTGACGGATCAGATTCTGGCAGGGCCGATGCATCCCGCTTTCGGGTCCATGGTGCGCGGGCGGGCGCTTGTCCCGTATATCCTGCGCAGGGTGGACGCCTTGAAGCGGGCACCTAAGCTGCTCATGGCTCCTCAGTCCGTCAGGGGGGAATTCTGGGGGTATAAGGGGGAATGCAAGTCGTTGTACGCTGCATCCGGCCTCACCACTGACAAGGTGCAGTGGTGGAACGCCCCCTTCTTCTGTCTTCTCTGA
- a CDS encoding DUF4197 domain-containing protein, which yields MQFDPRNYPALLAAIFLLVLSSVTPIRAGLLDAVKEQVLSGSTSTTTSSPLTDSEVIKGLKEALRKTVDNSVSMLGRDGGFLNTPSVRIPMPDSLRTAEQAARALGQNQLADEFIATMNHAAEQATKETASIFFNAISTMSFEDARAILNGPDDAATAFFRKTSTGDLTTRIRPIVEKATEATNVTASYKKFTGTVSQLNPLLRTGSADLDGYVTDKTVDGIFTIMAQEEAEIRANPAARTSDILKKVFGSVAR from the coding sequence ATGCAATTCGATCCCCGCAACTACCCGGCATTACTGGCCGCCATATTTCTTCTCGTGCTTTCCAGCGTCACCCCCATCCGGGCTGGCCTGCTGGATGCCGTAAAGGAACAGGTGCTCTCCGGCAGCACCAGCACAACCACGTCGTCCCCCCTTACGGACAGTGAGGTCATCAAGGGGCTCAAGGAGGCGTTACGTAAAACCGTGGACAATTCCGTGTCCATGCTGGGCAGGGACGGCGGCTTCCTGAACACGCCCTCCGTCCGCATTCCCATGCCGGACTCGCTCCGGACCGCAGAACAGGCGGCACGCGCTCTGGGGCAAAACCAGCTGGCCGACGAGTTCATAGCCACCATGAACCACGCTGCGGAACAGGCCACCAAGGAAACGGCCTCCATCTTCTTCAATGCCATCTCTACCATGAGCTTTGAAGATGCCCGGGCCATTCTCAACGGGCCTGACGATGCGGCAACGGCCTTCTTCCGCAAGACAAGCACCGGCGACCTCACTACGCGTATCCGCCCCATCGTGGAGAAAGCCACCGAAGCCACCAACGTAACCGCCTCATACAAAAAGTTCACGGGAACCGTTTCCCAGCTCAACCCTCTGCTCCGGACCGGCTCCGCCGACCTTGACGGCTACGTCACCGACAAGACCGTCGACGGCATCTTCACCATCATGGCACAGGAGGAAGCCGAGATCAGAGCGAATCCCGCAGCCCGGACAAGCGACATTCTGAAAAAGGTTTTCGGTAGCGTCGCAAGGTAA